Proteins found in one Paenibacillus thermoaerophilus genomic segment:
- a CDS encoding AGE family epimerase/isomerase has product MDRLLAFYKNHLNEVLLPFWLRALDRERGGVYTCFNNTGTERVGTDKYTWSQGRFIWLLSRMAAMCQDRTLEGDGALYLEHAAKTVEFLNRHVFLDNGNCAYVLSEDGEMIEPVPGQGFDTSFYADCFVVLGFAEYAKAAGDRATLERALKLYRRIEERLASGDARSEPYPVPPGYAAHSFSMIMLNVSQELADALQQMEHAESAEIRNKSVGYMDKVMNRFVRPDGLVTELLAEDASLRDTLLARHLTPGHAIECMWFVMTEAQKTGRPDLVGKAAEVVKRSFEIGWDPEFGGLYRYVDYGGGQPQGRLIGDRFEALIRDTWDMKIWWPHSEALYTLLLAYRMTHEQVFWDYYERTHDYVFRTFPNPDRSVGEWIQIRDRQGEPVQKLVALPVKDPYHIIRNVLLAIELLSANRPDRTA; this is encoded by the coding sequence GTGGATCGGTTGTTGGCGTTTTATAAAAACCACCTGAACGAGGTATTGCTGCCGTTTTGGCTGCGCGCTCTCGACCGGGAACGGGGAGGCGTGTATACCTGCTTCAACAATACGGGGACGGAAAGAGTCGGCACGGACAAATACACGTGGTCCCAAGGACGATTTATATGGCTGTTATCCAGAATGGCCGCGATGTGCCAGGACCGGACGCTTGAGGGAGACGGCGCTTTATATCTGGAGCATGCCGCCAAAACCGTGGAGTTTCTGAACCGCCATGTCTTTCTGGATAACGGGAATTGCGCCTATGTGCTGTCGGAAGACGGGGAGATGATCGAGCCCGTTCCGGGGCAGGGCTTCGATACAAGCTTTTATGCGGATTGCTTCGTCGTCCTGGGATTTGCCGAATATGCCAAAGCGGCGGGAGACCGCGCGACTTTGGAACGCGCGTTGAAGCTGTACCGGCGCATCGAGGAAAGGCTGGCCTCGGGAGACGCCAGAAGCGAACCGTATCCGGTTCCGCCCGGTTATGCGGCGCACTCGTTCTCCATGATTATGCTGAACGTGTCCCAGGAGCTGGCCGACGCGCTGCAACAAATGGAGCATGCGGAATCCGCCGAGATCCGCAACAAAAGCGTCGGATATATGGACAAGGTGATGAACCGATTTGTCCGTCCGGACGGCCTTGTCACGGAGCTGCTGGCCGAAGACGCCTCTCTCCGCGATACGTTATTGGCCAGACATCTTACGCCGGGACACGCGATCGAATGCATGTGGTTTGTCATGACGGAAGCGCAGAAAACGGGACGGCCCGATCTGGTCGGGAAAGCGGCGGAAGTGGTGAAGCGTTCGTTCGAGATCGGATGGGACCCAGAATTCGGGGGATTGTACCGGTATGTCGATTACGGCGGGGGGCAGCCTCAAGGCCGGTTGATCGGGGACCGGTTTGAAGCGTTAATTCGGGATACGTGGGACATGAAGATTTGGTGGCCGCACTCCGAAGCGTTGTACACGCTGCTTCTGGCCTATCGGATGACACACGAACAGGTGTTTTGGGACTACTATGAACGGACGCACGACTACGTCTTCCGGACGTTCCCGAACCCCGACCGATCCGTCGGAGAGTGGATTCAAATCCGCGACCGGCAAGGAGAGCCGGTACAGAAGCTGGTCGCTCTGCCGGTTAAAGATCCTTATCACATTATCCGAAACGTGCTGCTCGCGATCGAGCTGTTGTCGGCGAATCGGCCGGACCGAACGGCATGA
- a CDS encoding TetR/AcrR family transcriptional regulator has product MPRTEEQNQQIRDERQEQILQAALKVFARRGMAAAKISDIAAEAGFSHGLVYHYFKSKEEIFSTLVKKALQGSTLVIQYAQQQEGSPLQQLRWMTNMILQNISGEGAYLFLIMMQAFTSDAIPEEVKQMMDDGLAFSAIKATLPLIQAGQQAGEIMPDDPVKLAVLYYSLIQGLAISKIQWKDCPMPDADMVLRVLKAK; this is encoded by the coding sequence ATGCCAAGAACGGAAGAACAAAATCAACAAATCCGGGACGAACGCCAGGAGCAGATTCTTCAAGCAGCCTTAAAAGTGTTCGCCCGCAGGGGCATGGCTGCCGCCAAAATCAGCGATATCGCCGCCGAAGCGGGATTTAGCCACGGTCTGGTTTATCATTATTTCAAATCCAAGGAAGAGATTTTCTCCACACTGGTCAAAAAGGCGTTGCAAGGGTCAACCCTCGTCATCCAGTATGCTCAACAACAAGAGGGTTCTCCCCTGCAGCAATTGCGTTGGATGACGAATATGATTTTGCAGAATATTTCCGGCGAGGGGGCTTATCTCTTTCTGATCATGATGCAAGCTTTTACATCCGATGCCATCCCGGAGGAAGTCAAACAAATGATGGACGATGGGCTTGCGTTTTCAGCCATCAAAGCCACATTGCCCTTAATCCAAGCCGGTCAACAAGCCGGAGAAATCATGCCGGATGATCCTGTGAAATTGGCGGTCTTGTACTATTCCCTTATCCAAGGTCTGGCCATCAGCAAAATCCAGTGGAAGGATTGTCCGATGCCCGATGCCGATATGGTTTTGAGGGTTTTGAAGGCCAAATGA
- a CDS encoding N-acetylglucosamine-6-phosphate deacetylase, with translation MANGDSYEIRGRHLFTHEPVAVRIHDGKIRSISAAGGFDAREEELWIAPGLIDLQINGFAGYDLNLSGVPMEPRVEAVIRMSRAVLRTGTTTFFPTIITAGFEQILDSMTAIRLACEQDPLVDRMVAGIHLEGPYLSELDGPRGAHPKAHIKDPDWTEFMKWQEASGNRIKLVTLAPERPGAISFIEQLVRHGIVASVGHTAASPEEIGRAAEAGARMSTHLGNGAHPQLPRHPNYIWSQLAEDRLWASVIADGHHLHASVLKVISAVKQDRLVLVSDAVHLAGLPPGIYNTHVGGRVELLETGRLQMADNPLLLAGAAVSLMDCVQHMYRALETDLAAALQMATVRPATLIGLSQGRMETGAMADLILFRWNKETKSVQIRQVLKHGTIHTIG, from the coding sequence GTGGCAAACGGGGATAGCTATGAAATCCGCGGCAGGCATCTATTCACCCATGAGCCGGTCGCCGTACGCATCCATGACGGCAAAATCCGCTCGATATCGGCTGCCGGCGGATTCGATGCTCGGGAGGAGGAGCTGTGGATCGCTCCGGGGCTGATCGATTTGCAAATCAACGGATTCGCCGGTTACGACCTGAATCTGTCCGGCGTCCCGATGGAGCCACGCGTGGAAGCCGTCATTCGAATGTCCAGAGCTGTTCTTCGGACAGGGACGACTACTTTTTTTCCAACGATCATTACGGCGGGATTTGAGCAAATCCTCGACAGCATGACCGCCATTCGGTTGGCTTGCGAACAGGACCCGCTGGTCGACCGTATGGTGGCCGGCATCCATCTGGAAGGACCTTATTTATCGGAATTGGACGGACCGCGCGGAGCGCATCCGAAAGCCCATATCAAAGATCCCGATTGGACGGAGTTCATGAAATGGCAGGAAGCTTCGGGCAACCGCATCAAGCTGGTCACCCTTGCGCCCGAGCGTCCCGGCGCCATCTCGTTTATCGAGCAGCTCGTTCGTCACGGCATTGTGGCGAGCGTGGGCCATACCGCGGCCAGCCCTGAAGAAATCGGACGGGCGGCGGAAGCGGGCGCCCGCATGTCCACGCACCTGGGCAACGGCGCTCATCCCCAACTGCCGAGGCATCCGAATTACATCTGGAGCCAACTGGCGGAAGACCGATTGTGGGCCAGCGTGATCGCGGACGGCCATCATCTTCACGCCTCCGTATTGAAGGTGATCAGCGCGGTCAAGCAAGACCGTCTCGTGTTGGTCAGCGACGCCGTACATCTGGCGGGTTTGCCTCCCGGCATTTACAACACCCATGTCGGAGGGCGCGTCGAACTGTTGGAGACGGGAAGGCTGCAAATGGCCGACAACCCGCTGCTCTTGGCGGGAGCGGCCGTCTCCTTGATGGACTGCGTGCAGCATATGTATCGTGCGCTGGAGACCGATCTGGCCGCAGCGTTACAAATGGCCACAGTACGACCGGCAACGTTAATCGGACTTTCGCAAGGGAGGATGGAAACCGGAGCTATGGCGGACTTGATCTTGTTCCGATGGAACAAGGAAACGAAATCCGTTCAGATCCGGCAAGTCCTCAAGCATGGAACGATTCATACGATAGGTTGA
- the queC gene encoding 7-cyano-7-deazaguanine synthase QueC: MNKKALVVFSGGQDSTTCLVWALKKFEQVEAVTFNYNQRHSHELEVAADIARHFQVKHHILDLGLLNQLAPNALTRDDIAIEAGKDGRLPTTFVDGRNMLFLTFAAILAKQSDCHHLVTGVCQTDFSGYPDCRDIFIKSLNVTLNLSMDYEFVIHTPLMWLNKQETWRLADELGYFDYIRENTLTCYNGVMGSGCGECPACELRNRGLQQYLEIRNQVNRHDE; this comes from the coding sequence ATGAATAAGAAAGCATTGGTCGTTTTTAGCGGTGGGCAAGACAGCACAACCTGCTTAGTCTGGGCGTTAAAAAAATTCGAGCAAGTCGAAGCCGTTACGTTCAACTATAATCAAAGGCATTCCCATGAACTCGAAGTGGCTGCCGACATAGCGCGGCACTTTCAGGTGAAGCACCACATCCTGGATCTGGGCTTGTTGAATCAGCTTGCTCCTAACGCTTTAACGCGGGATGATATCGCGATCGAAGCGGGCAAGGATGGAAGGTTGCCGACTACTTTTGTCGACGGCCGCAATATGTTGTTTCTTACGTTTGCCGCCATACTCGCCAAGCAGTCGGATTGTCATCACCTCGTCACGGGCGTGTGCCAGACGGATTTCAGCGGTTATCCCGATTGCCGGGACATTTTTATCAAATCGCTAAATGTGACGTTAAACTTGTCGATGGATTACGAGTTTGTCATTCATACCCCGTTGATGTGGCTGAATAAACAAGAAACGTGGCGGTTGGCGGACGAATTGGGGTATTTCGATTACATTCGCGAGAACACCTTGACTTGTTATAACGGCGTGATGGGCAGCGGTTGCGGCGAATGCCCGGCTTGCGAATTGAGGAACAGAGGCTTGCAGCAGTACTTGGAAATCCGAAATCAGGTGAACCGACATGATGAATGA
- a CDS encoding LacI family DNA-binding transcriptional regulator produces the protein MNVTIADLAKMTGLAKSTISGVLNNKSGFSEKTRQKVLKAAEQYGYVPNEIARGLTSKFTKTIGLVIKDITNPFYNQITKGVQEIANAFGYTVFLCSSGEDHEAEINQIEAMVGRRVDGLIIAPLLEEVTFDHIYELKRKSLPFALLGKIPGLDCDWVEFDDYSGGRQAAEHLIENGHTQIGFITGLRTSRASKMRYSAFKDTLVANGLTLNPDYVFHEAQSFMDGVEIGQRVLQMDRRPTALICFDDVIAMGVIKALEQSGLKVPDDLSVIGFDDIDMMLFPLTTVSIPTYEAGKTLARILFERIFDGETREFKQKVFDVKLVTRNSVKRLHQS, from the coding sequence ATGAACGTGACGATAGCCGATTTGGCTAAAATGACCGGACTCGCCAAAAGCACGATATCCGGCGTCCTGAACAATAAAAGCGGATTTTCCGAAAAAACGCGGCAAAAAGTGTTAAAAGCGGCGGAACAGTACGGATACGTGCCGAATGAAATTGCCAGAGGGCTTACATCCAAGTTCACCAAAACGATCGGGCTGGTCATCAAAGACATCACCAATCCGTTCTATAATCAAATAACCAAAGGCGTGCAAGAGATCGCCAACGCATTCGGCTATACCGTATTTTTATGCAGCAGCGGCGAAGACCACGAAGCCGAAATCAATCAAATCGAGGCCATGGTGGGCAGACGGGTGGACGGGCTTATCATCGCACCGCTGCTGGAGGAAGTTACTTTCGATCATATTTATGAATTAAAACGAAAGTCACTGCCTTTTGCGTTGTTGGGAAAAATCCCCGGATTGGATTGCGACTGGGTGGAATTCGACGATTACAGCGGAGGGCGCCAGGCCGCGGAACATCTCATTGAGAACGGGCATACGCAGATCGGTTTCATAACGGGTCTTCGCACGTCCCGGGCATCCAAGATGAGATATTCCGCCTTTAAGGATACGTTGGTCGCCAACGGACTGACGCTAAACCCCGATTATGTGTTTCATGAAGCGCAAAGCTTCATGGACGGAGTAGAGATCGGACAGAGGGTCCTGCAGATGGATCGTCGCCCGACAGCGCTCATTTGTTTCGATGATGTGATTGCGATGGGGGTGATCAAGGCGCTGGAACAGTCCGGATTAAAGGTGCCGGATGACCTGTCGGTCATCGGTTTTGACGATATCGACATGATGCTGTTCCCGCTGACGACCGTATCGATTCCGACCTACGAAGCCGGCAAAACATTGGCCCGCATTTTATTCGAACGTATCTTTGACGGCGAAACCAGGGAATTCAAGCAAAAGGTATTTGACGTGAAACTCGTCACGCGAAATTCGGTAAAACGGCTTCATCAATCCTGA
- a CDS encoding FAD-dependent monooxygenase — protein sequence MTLYQADVCIVGAGPAGAFLGFLLAKKGINTLLIERHEELDREFRGEHLHGDVETLLKKYRLFDKVRELGILPMSRVEFFDGTRRVMSVTPDLFGIEHVGIHFPHKHLLRVLIEEAQQTGCFQLLMKTTVTELIVEQDQVVGLKAKSKDGEVEVRSKIVVGADGRHSIVRKLANIPTQIAKHGYDVLWAKIPAPSDWEPTMRIVLANRTQITLFACTGGFIQIGWQIPEGSFPALRKQHFQPFIDTLLKAAPELKPFVDRHIRDWNDFICLPVQSCKCETWVKNGLVIMGDAAHTMSPAGGIGVNAAMKDSEVLAPILWDALQSQDYSRAKLMAFEQMRRDEINKLQEGQVRQEKAMEKLNKSIMLKRLFYWNMRVLDKMPWKGKIFAKMYTANK from the coding sequence ATGACTCTCTATCAGGCTGACGTATGTATTGTCGGCGCAGGGCCTGCGGGCGCATTCCTTGGATTTCTGCTGGCCAAAAAAGGGATCAACACGCTGCTGATCGAACGCCATGAGGAACTCGACCGCGAATTCCGCGGCGAACACCTTCATGGAGATGTGGAGACGTTATTGAAAAAATACCGGCTTTTTGATAAGGTTCGGGAACTGGGGATTTTGCCTATGTCAAGGGTCGAATTTTTCGACGGCACCAGAAGAGTCATGTCCGTTACGCCGGACCTGTTCGGCATCGAACATGTCGGCATTCACTTCCCCCACAAGCACCTGCTCCGCGTGCTCATTGAGGAAGCACAGCAAACCGGTTGCTTTCAACTGCTCATGAAAACAACCGTCACGGAGTTGATCGTCGAGCAAGACCAAGTGGTCGGGTTAAAGGCGAAAAGCAAAGACGGAGAAGTGGAGGTTCGCAGCAAAATTGTCGTTGGGGCGGATGGCAGGCATTCCATCGTAAGAAAACTGGCCAACATTCCCACACAAATCGCGAAGCATGGTTACGATGTGCTGTGGGCGAAAATTCCCGCTCCGTCCGATTGGGAGCCGACGATGCGGATTGTACTCGCGAACCGTACGCAAATTACCCTGTTCGCCTGCACCGGCGGTTTCATACAGATTGGTTGGCAAATTCCCGAAGGATCGTTCCCTGCTCTCCGAAAGCAGCATTTCCAACCTTTTATCGATACGTTACTGAAAGCCGCGCCGGAATTAAAACCATTTGTCGATCGGCACATTCGGGATTGGAACGATTTTATATGCCTGCCCGTTCAGAGCTGCAAATGCGAAACCTGGGTGAAGAACGGCTTGGTTATCATGGGTGACGCCGCGCATACGATGAGCCCGGCGGGCGGAATCGGCGTCAATGCAGCGATGAAAGATTCCGAGGTGCTTGCTCCGATCCTCTGGGATGCCCTTCAAAGCCAAGACTACTCCCGCGCGAAATTGATGGCGTTCGAACAGATGCGGCGGGATGAGATCAACAAGCTGCAGGAAGGCCAGGTTCGGCAAGAAAAAGCTATGGAGAAACTAAACAAAAGCATCATGCTGAAGCGCCTTTTTTATTGGAATATGCGGGTTCTGGACAAAATGCCCTGGAAGGGCAAAATCTTCGCCAAAATGTATACCGCCAACAAGTAA
- a CDS encoding 6-phosphogluconolactonase, with the protein MDNLNVGNLEIRRYESRTQMGEAVAHDLAAHIRQVLKSKDFVSIVFASAPSQLDFLESLRRMEDVPWDRIHGFHLDEYIGLSQEAPQSFSRFLRDQLFNYRTPHVFHALDGLNDPQQECKRYAELLKQTPLDIACIGIGENGHIAFNDPHVADFEDPQAVKVVALDETSRQQQVNDGCFAALEEVPTEALTLTIPSIMAAPAIFCTVPGSRKSRAVRETVYGPIDVSCPASILRKANRCYLYLDRESALYL; encoded by the coding sequence ATGGACAATTTAAACGTGGGCAACCTTGAAATCAGACGGTACGAATCCCGGACACAGATGGGAGAAGCGGTGGCGCATGATCTGGCCGCCCATATCCGGCAGGTTTTAAAGAGCAAGGACTTTGTTTCGATCGTATTCGCTTCCGCTCCGTCGCAGCTTGATTTTCTCGAATCGCTCCGCCGCATGGAGGATGTTCCTTGGGATCGGATTCATGGTTTTCATCTGGACGAATACATCGGCCTTTCCCAGGAGGCTCCCCAGAGCTTCTCCCGGTTTTTGCGCGACCAACTGTTCAATTACAGAACTCCGCACGTGTTTCACGCCTTGGACGGGTTAAACGATCCGCAGCAAGAATGCAAGCGTTACGCCGAACTGCTGAAACAAACCCCGCTGGATATCGCCTGTATCGGGATCGGGGAGAACGGACACATAGCCTTTAACGATCCCCACGTGGCGGATTTCGAAGATCCGCAGGCCGTAAAGGTTGTGGCCTTGGATGAAACAAGCAGACAGCAGCAGGTGAACGACGGATGCTTCGCGGCGCTGGAGGAGGTCCCGACCGAAGCGTTGACGTTAACCATCCCGTCGATTATGGCTGCGCCGGCCATTTTCTGTACCGTCCCCGGCAGCCGGAAAAGCCGCGCGGTTCGCGAGACGGTTTACGGGCCGATCGACGTTTCTTGCCCGGCATCCATCTTGCGCAAAGCCAATCGGTGTTATTTGTATCTCGATCGCGAGAGCGCTTTATATCTGTAA
- a CDS encoding malate:quinone oxidoreductase: protein MSNIHAKTDVILIGAGIMSATLGTLLKELAPEWEIKVFEKLANAGEESSNEWNNAGTGHAALCELNYTPEKSDGSVDISKAIKINEQFQLSKQFWSYLVNSNLIRNPQDFIMPIPHMSFVQGEKNVLFLKKRFEALSKNPLFQGMEFSDDPEKLKEWVPLIMEGRTSNEPIAATKIDSGTDVNFGALTRLLFDHLKRQNVEINYKHRVQDIKRARDGSWEVKVHDIDRGKIEYHTAKFVFIGGGGGSLPLLQKTGIPESKHIGGFPVSGLFMVCNNPEVVAKHHAKVYGKAKVGAPPMSVPHLDTRYIDNKKSLLFGPFAGFSPKFLKTGSNFDLIRSVKPNNVLTMLAAGVKEMALTKYLIQQLMLSNEQRMEELREFVPNAKSEDWSIVVAGQRVQVIKDTEAGGKGTLQFGTEVISSADGSVAALLGASPGASTAVHVMLEVLEKCFPQHMKKWEPKIKEMIPSYGVSLAQNPELFQEIHTLTARTLGLEGKQTSESEKTLQLQEA, encoded by the coding sequence ATGAGCAACATACATGCGAAAACAGACGTGATCTTGATCGGTGCCGGCATTATGAGCGCGACTTTGGGAACATTACTGAAAGAGTTAGCACCGGAATGGGAAATCAAAGTGTTTGAGAAACTCGCAAACGCAGGAGAAGAAAGCTCCAACGAATGGAATAATGCGGGTACGGGCCATGCTGCTCTGTGCGAGCTTAATTATACACCCGAAAAATCTGACGGATCTGTAGATATTAGCAAAGCTATAAAAATTAATGAACAGTTTCAGCTTTCAAAACAGTTTTGGTCTTATCTTGTAAACAGCAATTTGATTCGTAATCCGCAGGACTTTATCATGCCAATTCCTCATATGAGTTTCGTACAAGGGGAAAAAAATGTATTGTTTTTGAAAAAGCGTTTCGAAGCTCTGTCAAAAAATCCCTTGTTCCAAGGAATGGAATTTTCCGATGACCCTGAAAAACTAAAGGAATGGGTTCCGCTTATCATGGAAGGCCGTACATCGAATGAACCGATAGCGGCAACAAAAATTGACTCTGGAACGGATGTCAACTTTGGCGCTTTAACGCGCTTATTGTTTGATCATTTAAAGAGACAAAACGTCGAGATAAATTACAAGCATCGTGTTCAGGATATTAAACGTGCTCGCGACGGCTCATGGGAAGTGAAAGTGCATGATATCGATCGCGGTAAAATCGAATACCATACGGCAAAATTCGTCTTTATCGGCGGCGGGGGCGGAAGTCTGCCTTTACTGCAAAAAACCGGTATTCCGGAGTCCAAACATATTGGCGGATTCCCGGTAAGCGGACTGTTTATGGTATGTAACAATCCGGAGGTTGTCGCGAAGCATCATGCAAAAGTCTACGGTAAAGCTAAGGTTGGCGCTCCTCCCATGTCCGTTCCGCATCTGGATACAAGGTATATCGACAACAAAAAATCATTGTTGTTTGGACCGTTTGCCGGCTTCTCGCCCAAGTTCTTAAAAACGGGTTCAAATTTCGATTTGATCCGTTCCGTAAAACCGAATAATGTCCTCACGATGCTGGCGGCAGGCGTAAAAGAGATGGCATTGACAAAATACCTGATCCAGCAATTGATGTTATCGAATGAACAGCGCATGGAAGAATTGCGCGAGTTTGTTCCGAACGCCAAAAGCGAGGATTGGAGTATAGTGGTAGCGGGCCAACGTGTGCAAGTGATTAAAGATACGGAGGCCGGCGGTAAAGGAACACTTCAATTTGGTACGGAAGTGATTAGTTCCGCTGATGGCTCGGTAGCTGCATTGCTCGGCGCTTCTCCGGGTGCTTCTACTGCCGTTCACGTCATGCTTGAGGTATTAGAAAAGTGTTTCCCGCAACATATGAAAAAGTGGGAACCGAAAATAAAAGAAATGATTCCTTCTTATGGCGTATCACTCGCGCAAAACCCGGAGCTTTTCCAAGAAATTCATACGCTGACAGCGCGGACGCTCGGCTTAGAGGGAAAACAAACCAGCGAATCCGAAAAAACCCTTCAATTGCAAGAAGCATAA